Proteins encoded within one genomic window of Elstera cyanobacteriorum:
- a CDS encoding DMT family protein produces MYTALMTIGLLVASNLFMTFAWYGHLKYRDTALWQVILVAWGIAFFEYCLQVPANRIGYGMFTAAQLKIMQEVITLVVFAGFSVFYLGEQLRWNHAAAALCLVGAVYFVFMKP; encoded by the coding sequence ATGTATACTGCCCTGATGACCATCGGCCTGCTGGTCGCCTCTAACCTATTCATGACCTTTGCTTGGTACGGGCACCTCAAATACCGGGACACGGCGCTGTGGCAGGTGATCCTGGTCGCCTGGGGTATCGCCTTTTTTGAATATTGCCTGCAAGTGCCCGCCAACCGTATCGGCTACGGCATGTTCACGGCGGCACAACTGAAGATTATGCAGGAAGTCATCACGCTGGTGGTCTTCGCCGGATTTTCGGTCTTTTACCTCGGCGAGCAACTCCGCTGGAACCATGCCGCCGCGGCGCTGTGCTTGGTCGGGGCGGTTTATTTTGTGTTTATGAAACCCTAG
- the hslV gene encoding ATP-dependent protease subunit HslV: MDHAPDTWYGTTVLCVRKNNEVVLAADGQVTFGNTVLKHNARKVRRLADGAVIAGFAGATADAFTLFERLEAKLEKHPKQLTRACVELAKDWRTDRYLRRLEAMMAVADKDVSLILTGNGDVLEPEDGVIGIGSGGPFALSAARALIDVDGMDAETIARKAMKIAGDVCIYTNHNVILERL; the protein is encoded by the coding sequence ATGGATCACGCTCCCGATACCTGGTACGGCACAACGGTTCTGTGCGTGCGCAAGAACAACGAGGTCGTGCTGGCCGCCGACGGTCAGGTGACGTTCGGCAATACGGTTCTAAAACATAACGCCCGCAAAGTGCGGCGGCTGGCGGACGGCGCGGTGATCGCCGGGTTCGCGGGGGCGACGGCGGATGCTTTCACCCTGTTTGAACGGCTGGAAGCCAAACTGGAAAAGCACCCCAAGCAGCTTACCCGCGCTTGCGTCGAGCTTGCTAAAGACTGGCGGACCGACCGCTATCTACGCCGCTTGGAAGCCATGATGGCGGTGGCGGATAAGGATGTGTCGCTGATTCTGACCGGCAATGGCGATGTGCTGGAGCCGGAAGACGGCGTGATCGGCATCGGTTCCGGCGGGCCGTTCGCTTTGTCGGCGGCGCGTGCCCTGATCGACGTGGACGGAATGGACGCCGAAACCATTGCGCGCAAGGCGATGAAAATCGCGGGCGACGTTTGCATCTACACCAATCACAACGTGATCCTGGAACGGCTATGA
- the dapE gene encoding succinyl-diaminopimelate desuccinylase: MPRRAARPASTNCCGAKGVAALDPIALTQALIRCPSVTPADAGALGVLAETLTALGFVCHPLRFEEAGTAPIDNLYARFGAGSPHFCFAGHTDVVPPGDLSGWSVDPFAADIKGERLFGRGAADMKGGIAAFVAAVSAFLAENPAFGGSISLLITGDEEGPAINGTKKMLEWLAARGETIDACVVGEPTNPRSLGEMMKIGRRGSLSGTITVQGVQGHVAYPHLADNPIPKMVKLLTALGSGALDDGTTHFQPSNLEVTTVDTGNPTSNLIPGSVTASFNVRFNDSFSGATLEALVRQRLDSAGVPYELKISISGESFFTPPGPLSALVAGAVETVLGVTPELSTTGGTSDARFIRAYCPVVEFGLVGQSMHKVDENLRLADLAALTQIYRVMLDRYFA; encoded by the coding sequence ATGCCCAGACGCGCAGCAAGACCGGCATCAACGAACTGCTGCGGAGCTAAAGGCGTGGCGGCACTCGACCCCATTGCGCTGACCCAGGCGCTGATCCGCTGCCCGAGCGTGACCCCGGCAGATGCCGGGGCCTTGGGGGTGCTGGCGGAAACCCTGACGGCCCTTGGGTTCGTGTGCCATCCCTTGCGCTTTGAAGAAGCAGGCACGGCGCCGATCGATAATCTCTATGCCCGTTTCGGGGCCGGCAGTCCGCACTTCTGCTTTGCCGGTCACACCGATGTGGTGCCGCCGGGCGATTTATCCGGCTGGTCGGTCGATCCGTTTGCTGCCGACATCAAAGGGGAGCGGCTGTTCGGGCGCGGTGCCGCCGATATGAAGGGCGGCATCGCCGCCTTTGTCGCCGCCGTTTCGGCTTTTCTCGCTGAAAACCCCGCTTTCGGCGGCTCAATCAGCTTGTTGATCACCGGCGATGAGGAAGGCCCCGCCATCAACGGCACCAAAAAGATGCTGGAGTGGCTGGCGGCGCGCGGCGAGACTATTGATGCCTGCGTCGTCGGCGAGCCGACCAACCCGCGCAGCTTGGGCGAGATGATGAAGATCGGGCGGCGCGGCTCGCTCTCGGGGACGATCACGGTGCAGGGCGTGCAAGGCCATGTTGCCTATCCGCATCTCGCCGATAATCCGATCCCGAAAATGGTGAAACTGCTGACCGCCCTCGGCTCCGGCGCGCTGGATGATGGCACCACCCATTTCCAGCCGTCGAACCTCGAAGTGACAACGGTCGATACTGGCAATCCGACCAGCAACCTTATTCCTGGCAGCGTTACCGCCAGTTTCAATGTGCGCTTCAACGATAGTTTCAGCGGCGCAACCCTGGAAGCCCTAGTGCGCCAGCGGCTCGATAGCGCTGGGGTGCCCTATGAGTTGAAGATTTCAATCTCCGGCGAAAGTTTCTTCACGCCGCCCGGTCCGCTCTCGGCCCTGGTGGCGGGTGCGGTGGAAACCGTGCTGGGGGTGACGCCGGAGCTGTCGACAACCGGCGGCACGTCGGACGCGCGGTTTATCCGCGCCTATTGCCCCGTGGTGGAATTCGGTCTGGTCGGCCAATCGATGCATAAGGTTGATGAAAATCTACGCCTTGCCGATCTCGCCGCCCTTACCCAAATCTATCGGGTAATGCTCGACCGGTACTTCGCATGA
- the yihA gene encoding ribosome biogenesis GTP-binding protein YihA/YsxC: MGDHAAPGGGVSQPAPQGPLEGMTPSDWAAAVEFGRKLFAGPCDFVAAVPTIDRLPPITLTEVAFAGRSNVGKSSLVNALTGRSTLARTSNTPGRTQQLNFFSLGEKLLLVDMPGYGYAEVPKAEAARWAEVIDLYLRGRASLRRVCLLVDARHGVKKNDLDSMDWLDQRAVPYQIVLTKADKLKQKDREDLLAATAKTISRRPAAHPDIIVTSAETGEGIPALRAVLGLFAAA, encoded by the coding sequence ATGGGTGATCATGCGGCGCCTGGGGGCGGCGTGAGCCAGCCCGCGCCGCAAGGCCCGCTGGAGGGCATGACGCCAAGCGATTGGGCAGCGGCCGTTGAGTTCGGTCGCAAGCTCTTCGCTGGGCCGTGCGACTTTGTGGCGGCGGTGCCGACGATTGACCGGTTGCCGCCGATCACCCTGACGGAAGTGGCCTTCGCCGGGCGCTCCAATGTTGGCAAGTCGAGTCTCGTGAACGCGCTGACGGGGCGCAGCACTTTGGCCCGCACCTCGAACACGCCGGGGCGCACTCAGCAGCTCAACTTCTTCTCGCTCGGGGAAAAGCTGCTGCTGGTCGATATGCCCGGCTATGGCTATGCCGAAGTGCCGAAGGCGGAAGCCGCGCGCTGGGCCGAGGTGATCGACCTTTATTTGCGCGGTCGCGCCTCCCTGCGCCGCGTCTGCCTGCTGGTCGATGCGCGCCACGGGGTGAAGAAGAACGATCTCGATAGTATGGATTGGCTCGACCAGCGCGCCGTGCCCTATCAGATCGTCCTCACCAAGGCCGATAAGCTGAAGCAGAAGGACCGGGAAGATTTGCTGGCCGCGACGGCGAAGACCATTTCCCGCCGCCCGGCCGCCCATCCCGATATTATCGTGACCTCTGCTGAAACCGGCGAGGGCATTCCGGCTCTGCGCGCGGTTTTGGGGCTGTTCGCGGCGGCTTAG
- the yidC gene encoding membrane protein insertase YidC has product MEQRNLILAIVISIAILVGFQFFFDQPKPPAPAPQTASSPAATPAIPGAAPVALPVLRERTEILADNPRVTIETPRTKGSIALVGGRIDDIVLTGYRETVDPNSPQVTLLHPLGAKDAYYAEFGWSTTDTSQPVPSQDTRWTADFDKLTPTQPVTLTWDNGKGLTFIRQYTVDKDYMITVTQRVDSKAATPVVLHPYALASRSGTPITQDFFILHEGAIGVLGDVLQEHKYKELREKPEITGTTKGGWLGFTDKYWLVALIPDQADSVKTSFRYSKPNGIEKFQVDYLGDAKTLAPGGSVEANHRLFAGAKEVSLLQRYETDLKINRFDYAVDWGWFFFFTKPIFQLMEIIYHQVGNFGICILVLTVIIKLLFFPLANRSYVTMSKMKKLTPVMQELREKYAGDNARMQQELMGLYKREKINPLSGCLPIVAQIPVFFALYKVLFVTIEMRHAPFFGWIQDLSAADPTTVFNLFGLIPWAPPHFLMIGAWPLIMGVTMWLQMKLNPTPTDPIQAKMFMIMPVVFTFMLGSFPAGLVIYWAWNNTLSIAQQWVIMRRLGAA; this is encoded by the coding sequence ATGGAACAACGGAACCTGATCCTTGCGATCGTGATTTCCATCGCCATTCTGGTCGGCTTCCAATTCTTCTTCGATCAGCCGAAGCCGCCCGCCCCGGCACCGCAAACCGCCAGCAGCCCCGCCGCGACCCCGGCCATTCCGGGCGCGGCGCCCGTTGCCCTGCCGGTCCTGCGCGAGCGGACGGAGATTCTGGCCGATAATCCGCGCGTGACCATCGAAACCCCGCGCACCAAGGGCTCCATTGCCTTGGTCGGTGGCCGGATCGACGATATCGTTCTGACTGGCTACCGCGAGACGGTCGATCCCAACAGCCCGCAGGTCACGCTGCTGCACCCCTTGGGCGCGAAGGATGCCTATTACGCCGAATTCGGCTGGTCCACGACCGATACCAGCCAGCCGGTCCCGTCGCAGGATACGCGCTGGACGGCGGATTTCGATAAGCTGACGCCGACCCAGCCGGTGACCCTAACGTGGGACAATGGCAAGGGCCTGACCTTCATCCGCCAATATACGGTGGATAAGGATTACATGATCACCGTAACTCAGCGTGTCGACAGCAAAGCGGCGACGCCGGTGGTGCTGCATCCTTACGCGCTGGCCTCGCGCTCCGGCACGCCGATCACCCAGGATTTCTTCATCCTGCACGAAGGCGCCATCGGCGTGCTGGGCGATGTGCTGCAAGAGCATAAGTACAAGGAACTGCGTGAAAAGCCCGAAATTACCGGCACCACCAAGGGCGGCTGGCTGGGCTTTACCGATAAATATTGGCTGGTCGCGCTCATCCCGGATCAGGCCGACAGCGTGAAGACCTCCTTCCGTTACAGCAAGCCGAACGGGATTGAAAAATTCCAGGTCGATTACCTTGGCGATGCGAAGACGCTGGCGCCGGGCGGCAGTGTCGAGGCGAACCATCGGCTGTTCGCCGGGGCCAAGGAAGTGTCGCTGCTTCAGCGCTATGAAACCGACCTGAAGATCAACCGCTTTGATTACGCGGTCGATTGGGGCTGGTTCTTCTTCTTCACCAAGCCGATCTTCCAGTTGATGGAAATCATCTATCATCAGGTCGGTAACTTCGGCATCTGCATTCTGGTGCTGACCGTCATCATCAAACTGCTCTTCTTCCCGCTGGCCAACCGGTCCTATGTGACGATGAGCAAGATGAAGAAGCTGACGCCGGTGATGCAGGAACTGCGCGAAAAATATGCGGGCGACAATGCCCGCATGCAGCAGGAACTGATGGGCCTGTATAAGCGCGAGAAGATCAATCCGCTGTCGGGCTGCTTGCCCATCGTCGCGCAAATTCCGGTGTTCTTTGCGCTCTATAAGGTGCTGTTCGTCACCATCGAAATGCGCCATGCGCCGTTCTTCGGCTGGATTCAGGATTTGTCGGCGGCGGACCCGACGACGGTGTTTAACCTCTTCGGTCTCATTCCGTGGGCGCCGCCGCACTTCCTGATGATTGGCGCTTGGCCGCTGATCATGGGCGTGACCATGTGGCTGCAAATGAAACTGAACCCAACGCCGACCGATCCGATCCAGGCGAAGATGTTCATGATCATGCCGGTGGTCTTCACCTTCATGCTCGGCAGCTTCCCCGCCGGTCTGGTGATCTATTGGGCGTGGAACAATACGCTGTCGATTGCCCAGCAATGGGTGATCATGCGGCGCCTGGGGGCGGCGTGA
- the yidD gene encoding membrane protein insertion efficiency factor YidD, with protein sequence MTAPAPSIAARLLRGAVYLYRGTLSPLLPRACRFEPSCSAYALDALSLHGAGMGSWLTLKRLCRCHPWGGYGYDPVPPVSGFTPGRFSATQVPSSSPSQES encoded by the coding sequence GTGACCGCCCCGGCCCCCAGCATCGCGGCCCGGTTGCTGCGTGGCGCGGTCTACCTCTATCGGGGGACGCTCTCGCCGCTGTTACCGCGCGCCTGCCGGTTCGAACCAAGCTGTTCGGCCTATGCGCTGGACGCCCTTAGCCTGCATGGCGCGGGCATGGGGTCCTGGTTGACCTTGAAGCGTTTGTGCCGCTGCCACCCCTGGGGGGGATACGGGTATGATCCCGTCCCGCCCGTTTCGGGCTTTACGCCTGGGCGTTTTTCAGCGACACAGGTGCCCTCTTCTTCGCCCTCCCAAGAGTCGTGA
- a CDS encoding ribbon-helix-helix domain-containing protein has translation MPLSQTVTIELTPETAARLNAAVAEGLYPDLTQAVSAVVNVWDDQEQARTDLRGLLEAGMASGPGEPAEQVFKRLRQRYGK, from the coding sequence ATGCCACTGTCTCAGACCGTTACCATTGAACTAACACCCGAAACCGCCGCTCGGTTGAATGCGGCAGTGGCGGAGGGGCTTTATCCCGATCTTACCCAAGCGGTATCTGCCGTCGTCAATGTTTGGGACGATCAGGAACAAGCGCGAACCGATCTTCGCGGTTTGTTAGAAGCTGGAATGGCGAGTGGCCCCGGCGAACCGGCCGAACAAGTGTTTAAGCGCTTACGGCAACGCTACGGAAAATAG
- the rpmH gene encoding 50S ribosomal protein L34, translating into MKRTYQPSKIVRKRRHGFRARMATVGGRNVLANRRSQGRKRLSA; encoded by the coding sequence GTGAAGCGCACTTACCAACCGTCCAAGATCGTCCGCAAGCGTCGGCACGGCTTCCGCGCCCGCATGGCGACCGTCGGCGGTCGCAATGTCCTGGCGAACCGTCGTAGCCAGGGCCGGAAGCGTCTGTCGGCCTAA
- a CDS encoding type II toxin-antitoxin system RelE/ParE family toxin, whose protein sequence is MAHRLLIRPVAETDLATLGDYLAARYGETVALGALSKIEHVAALITETPQLGRSLDEILQGIRCFPCGPSLIFYQVTDTAVDIVRVLDARRDWIKLLLSAL, encoded by the coding sequence TTGGCGCACCGTCTGTTAATTCGCCCGGTAGCCGAAACTGACCTCGCCACCTTGGGAGATTACCTTGCGGCACGGTATGGTGAGACGGTCGCACTTGGCGCACTTTCGAAGATTGAGCACGTCGCAGCCCTGATTACCGAAACGCCGCAATTGGGACGCTCCCTGGACGAGATTCTCCAAGGAATTAGATGCTTCCCCTGCGGTCCCTCGCTAATTTTTTATCAGGTCACGGATACGGCGGTCGATATTGTCCGCGTGCTGGATGCCCGGCGTGACTGGATAAAACTGCTCCTATCCGCTCTCTAA
- the truA gene encoding tRNA pseudouridine(38-40) synthase TruA, giving the protein MPRYRMIVEYEGTGYSGWQRQQAGVLSIQEAIERAILASGQEEATVHACGRTDAGVHARGQVAHVTLAKNWPPFKLMEAVNFHLKPQPIALLDVSIVPDDWHARFSCIGRWYRYRILCRRAPPALDKGRVWSVGYKLDPNAMQAGADRLLGRHDFTSFRASLCQADSPIRTLDRLEVRAVEDEIQITAAARSFLHHQVRNMVGTLALVGQGKWTPDDVTRALEARNRSVAGPTAPAEGLYFMGAVYPEE; this is encoded by the coding sequence ATGCCGCGCTATCGCATGATTGTTGAATATGAGGGCACTGGCTATTCCGGCTGGCAGCGCCAGCAGGCGGGGGTTCTCAGCATTCAGGAGGCGATTGAGCGCGCGATTCTGGCGAGCGGGCAGGAGGAAGCGACGGTGCACGCCTGCGGGCGGACGGACGCCGGGGTGCATGCACGCGGGCAAGTGGCGCATGTAACGCTGGCGAAGAATTGGCCGCCGTTCAAACTGATGGAAGCGGTGAATTTTCACCTAAAGCCGCAGCCGATTGCTTTGCTGGATGTATCCATCGTGCCCGACGATTGGCACGCGCGCTTTTCCTGCATCGGGCGCTGGTATCGCTATCGGATTCTGTGCCGCCGCGCGCCGCCCGCGCTGGACAAAGGCCGCGTCTGGTCGGTCGGTTATAAACTCGATCCCAACGCCATGCAGGCGGGCGCCGACCGGCTGCTGGGGCGGCATGATTTCACCAGCTTCCGCGCCAGCCTGTGCCAAGCCGATTCGCCGATCCGCACGCTCGACCGGCTAGAGGTGCGGGCGGTCGAGGACGAAATCCAGATTACCGCCGCCGCCCGGTCCTTCCTGCATCATCAGGTGCGCAATATGGTTGGCACGCTCGCCCTCGTCGGCCAAGGCAAATGGACGCCCGACGACGTAACCCGCGCCCTCGAAGCCCGCAATCGGTCGGTAGCAGGCCCAACGGCCCCGGCGGAGGGGCTGTATTTTATGGGCGCGGTATATCCAGAGGAATAA
- the argB gene encoding acetylglutamate kinase: protein MTDQKPVDIASLDWPTKANILSEALPFMRRFAGKTFVIKYGGHAMGDDHLADLFARDVVLLKQVGINPVIVHGGGPQIGKMLERLKIQSQFIDGLRITDEATVEIVEMVLAGSINKHLVGAINRAGGLAVGLSGKDANLITARRLTRTKVDPDSHIEKVLDLGFVGEPETVNAKVLEVFAQSDIIPVIAPTAIGSKGETFNINADTAAGAIAGALGATRLLLLTDVAGVLDKSKTLLKELSTEDSRRLIADGTISGGMIPKIETCVSAVMQGVEGAVILDGRVPHAILLEIFTSGGVGTLVRRG from the coding sequence ATGACCGACCAGAAACCCGTCGATATTGCCTCGCTCGATTGGCCGACCAAGGCCAATATTCTCTCCGAAGCGCTGCCGTTTATGCGCCGTTTCGCGGGCAAGACCTTCGTGATCAAATACGGCGGCCACGCGATGGGCGACGATCACCTTGCCGATCTGTTTGCGCGCGATGTGGTGCTGCTGAAGCAGGTCGGCATCAATCCCGTCATCGTCCACGGCGGCGGGCCGCAGATCGGTAAAATGCTGGAACGGCTGAAAATCCAGTCCCAGTTCATCGACGGGCTGCGCATCACCGACGAAGCGACCGTCGAGATCGTCGAAATGGTTCTCGCGGGGTCGATCAATAAGCATCTGGTTGGTGCCATCAACCGCGCGGGCGGCCTCGCGGTCGGCCTGTCGGGCAAGGACGCTAATCTGATCACCGCGCGCCGCCTGACGCGCACCAAGGTCGATCCCGATAGCCATATCGAAAAGGTCTTGGACCTCGGCTTCGTTGGCGAGCCGGAAACGGTCAACGCCAAGGTGCTGGAAGTCTTCGCCCAGTCGGACATTATCCCCGTCATCGCGCCGACCGCCATCGGCTCCAAGGGCGAAACTTTCAATATCAATGCCGACACGGCGGCGGGGGCCATTGCTGGGGCGCTGGGCGCGACCCGCTTGCTGCTGCTGACCGATGTGGCGGGTGTGCTGGATAAGAGCAAGACGCTGCTGAAGGAACTGAGCACCGAAGATTCGCGCCGCCTGATCGCCGACGGCACGATTTCCGGTGGCATGATCCCGAAGATCGAAACCTGCGTGTCCGCCGTCATGCAGGGCGTCGAGGGCGCCGTCATTCTCGATGGCCGCGTGCCGCACGCGATTTTGCTGGAAATCTTCACCTCGGGCGGCGTCGGTACGCTGGTTCGTCGCGGCTAA
- the hslU gene encoding ATP-dependent protease ATPase subunit HslU, with product MTNFSPREIVSELDRFIVGQQDAKRAVAIALRNRWRRQHLPEGLRNEVLPKNILMIGPTGVGKTEIARRLARLANAPFIKVEATKFTEVGYVGRDVDQIVRDLVEIAIGLARETLRKDVQVKAEARAEDRVLDALVGQSASPETRQKFRKMLREGQLNDREIELEVQDTAPFQMPGFDIPGMPGGHVGVMNLQDMLGKAFGQGRTKTKRLTVQESHTVLLAEEADKLLDEDQVVRTAITAVEENGIVFLDEIDKICARSERTGGDVSREGVQRDLLPLIEGTSVSTKYGPVKTDHILFIASGAFHIAKPSDLLPELQGRLPIRVELQPLSVEDLRRILTEPEASLIRQYEALMATEQVTLRFTDEAIDALAALAADINRSVENIGARRLHTVLERLLEDISFDAPDKSGATEEITAARVEEKVGSLAKKADLSKFIL from the coding sequence ATGACCAATTTCAGCCCGCGCGAGATCGTCTCCGAACTCGACCGCTTCATCGTCGGCCAGCAGGACGCCAAGCGCGCCGTGGCCATTGCCCTGCGCAACCGTTGGCGCCGCCAGCATCTGCCGGAAGGCCTGCGCAACGAGGTTCTGCCCAAGAATATTCTGATGATCGGGCCGACCGGGGTGGGGAAGACGGAAATCGCCCGCCGCCTCGCGCGCCTCGCCAATGCGCCCTTCATCAAGGTCGAGGCGACGAAATTCACCGAAGTCGGCTATGTCGGCCGCGATGTGGATCAGATCGTCCGCGATCTTGTCGAAATCGCCATCGGCCTTGCCCGCGAAACCCTGCGCAAGGACGTGCAGGTGAAGGCGGAAGCCCGCGCCGAAGACCGGGTGCTCGACGCCCTGGTCGGCCAGAGCGCTTCCCCGGAAACCCGGCAGAAGTTCCGCAAGATGCTGCGTGAAGGCCAACTCAACGACCGCGAGATCGAGTTGGAAGTGCAGGATACGGCTCCCTTCCAAATGCCGGGCTTCGACATTCCGGGCATGCCGGGCGGCCATGTCGGCGTGATGAACCTTCAGGACATGCTGGGCAAAGCCTTCGGCCAGGGTCGGACCAAGACCAAGCGCCTGACCGTGCAGGAAAGCCACACCGTCTTGCTGGCCGAAGAAGCCGATAAGCTGCTGGACGAAGATCAGGTGGTGCGCACGGCGATCACAGCGGTGGAGGAAAACGGCATCGTCTTCCTCGATGAAATCGACAAGATCTGCGCCCGGTCGGAACGGACCGGCGGCGATGTGTCGCGCGAAGGCGTGCAGCGCGACCTGCTGCCGCTGATCGAAGGCACTTCGGTTTCGACCAAATACGGGCCGGTGAAGACGGATCACATCCTCTTCATCGCGTCCGGCGCCTTTCATATCGCCAAACCCTCGGACCTGCTGCCGGAGCTGCAAGGCCGCCTGCCGATCCGGGTGGAGCTGCAACCGCTGTCGGTCGAAGACCTGCGCCGCATTCTGACCGAACCGGAAGCCAGTCTGATCCGCCAGTACGAAGCCTTGATGGCGACGGAACAGGTGACGCTGCGCTTCACCGATGAGGCGATCGACGCGCTGGCGGCCCTAGCGGCGGATATCAACCGTTCCGTCGAAAATATCGGCGCGCGGCGCCTGCATACGGTGCTGGAACGGCTGCTGGAGGATATCAGCTTCGATGCACCGGATAAGTCCGGCGCGACCGAGGAGATTACCGCCGCGCGGGTGGAAGAAAAGGTCGGCAGCCTCGCCAAAAAGGCGGATTTGTCGAAGTTCATCCTTTAG
- the rnpA gene encoding ribonuclease P protein component, with the protein MRTPLYPLKRRADFLRVAALRRKWAMPGLVLQVAPNPADAEAKPRIGFTASRKVGGAVQRNRARRRLREAVRAILAPHAAPGLDYVVIAREETVVRPWGDLLRDLETAMRRLKSWRESA; encoded by the coding sequence ATGCGGACGCCGCTCTATCCGTTAAAGCGCCGCGCCGATTTTCTGCGGGTTGCCGCCCTGCGTCGCAAATGGGCGATGCCTGGGCTTGTGTTGCAGGTCGCGCCCAATCCCGCGGATGCCGAGGCGAAACCGCGGATCGGTTTTACCGCCAGCCGCAAGGTCGGCGGGGCCGTACAGCGCAATCGCGCCCGCCGTAGGCTGCGCGAGGCGGTGCGCGCTATTCTTGCCCCCCATGCCGCCCCCGGTCTCGATTACGTCGTCATCGCCCGCGAAGAAACCGTGGTCCGCCCTTGGGGCGATCTGCTGCGCGATCTCGAAACCGCGATGCGCCGCTTAAAATCCTGGCGCGAGTCCGCGTGA
- the dapD gene encoding 2,3,4,5-tetrahydropyridine-2,6-dicarboxylate N-succinyltransferase: MTQDLAAAIEAAWDARDTLSTSTQGAVREAVTEALSLLDSGKARVATKEAGGWTVHQWLKKAVLLSFRLNDMEAISGGPGGADWWDKVPSKFQGWGSEEFKAAAFRAVPGAIVRRSAFVAPNVVLMPSFVNVGAFVDSGTMVDTWVTIGSCAQIGKNCHISGGVGIGGVLEPLQAGPVIIEDNVFVGARSEVAEGVVVEEGSVLSMGVFLGASTKIIDRSTGEVFVGRVPAYSVVVPGALPGKPLPDGTPGPSLYCAVIVKRVDAQTRSKTGINELLRS; this comes from the coding sequence ATGACGCAAGATCTCGCCGCCGCCATCGAAGCCGCCTGGGATGCCCGCGATACGCTTTCGACCAGCACACAAGGCGCCGTGCGCGAAGCGGTGACGGAAGCCCTCAGCCTGCTCGATTCGGGCAAGGCGCGCGTTGCCACGAAGGAAGCGGGCGGCTGGACCGTTCACCAATGGCTGAAGAAGGCCGTGCTGCTGTCCTTCCGCCTTAATGATATGGAAGCGATTTCCGGCGGGCCGGGTGGGGCCGATTGGTGGGACAAGGTCCCGTCGAAGTTCCAGGGCTGGGGCAGCGAAGAGTTTAAGGCCGCGGCCTTCCGCGCCGTGCCGGGCGCCATCGTGCGCCGCAGCGCCTTCGTCGCCCCCAACGTCGTGCTGATGCCGAGCTTTGTTAATGTCGGTGCCTTCGTCGATAGCGGCACGATGGTCGATACGTGGGTCACGATTGGTTCCTGCGCGCAGATCGGGAAGAACTGCCATATCTCCGGCGGCGTCGGCATCGGCGGCGTGCTGGAGCCGCTGCAGGCCGGGCCGGTGATCATCGAGGATAACGTCTTCGTCGGCGCGCGGTCGGAAGTGGCGGAAGGCGTGGTGGTGGAAGAAGGCTCGGTCCTGTCGATGGGCGTGTTCTTGGGCGCCTCCACCAAGATCATCGACCGCAGCACGGGCGAAGTCTTTGTTGGCCGCGTCCCGGCCTATTCGGTCGTCGTTCCCGGCGCGCTGCCCGGTAAGCCGCTGCCCGATGGCACCCCCGGCCCGTCGCTCTATTGCGCCGTTATCGTCAAGCGCGTCGATGCCCAGACGCGCAGCAAGACCGGCATCAACGAACTGCTGCGGAGCTAA